One window from the genome of Oryctolagus cuniculus chromosome 1, mOryCun1.1, whole genome shotgun sequence encodes:
- the LOC100341841 gene encoding olfactory receptor 5B17-like, with amino-acid sequence MENNTEVSEFILLGLTSVPELQVPLFIMFTAVYIITLIGNLGMIVLILLDSCLHTPMYFFLSNLSLVDFCYSSTVTPKVLVGLLVEDNIISYSACATQMFFFAVFATVESYLLASMAYDRYVAVCRPLHYATIMTRNTYTFLTIGCYIIGFLIASIQTRDTFRLPFCMSNVIHHFFCDIPAVMTLTCSDRHISELILIILSSFNIFFALLVILISYLLIFITILKMHSGEGYQKALSTCGSHLIAVSLFYGAVIIMYLQPSSSHSMDTDKIASVFYTMIIPMMNPVIYSLRNKEVKGAFKKVVQKAKCFLGLVFQ; translated from the coding sequence atggAGAATAATACAGAGGTAAGTGAATTCATCCTGCTAGGACTAACCAGTGTGCCAGAACTGCAGGTCCCACTCTTCATAATGTTCACTGCTGTCTACATCATAACTCTGATTGGGAACCTGGGAATGATCGTGTTGATCCTTCTGGACTCTTGTCTCCACACACCAATGTATTTTTTCCTCAGTAACCTGTCTCTGGTGGACTTTTGCTACTCCTCCACAGTTACTCCAAAGGTATTGGTTGGGCTGCTTGTAGAAGACAACATCATCTCCTACAGTGCCTGTGCTACCCAGATGTTCTTTTTCGCAGTCTTTGCCACTGTGGAAAGTTACCTCTTGGCCTCAATGGCTTATGACAGGTATGTGGCTGTGTGCAGGCCCCTACATTATGCCACCATCATGACGAGAAACACGTATACTTTCCTGACCATAGGCTGCTATATTATTGGTTTTCTAATTGCTTCTATCCAAACTAGAGACACATTCCGACTCCCTTTCTGTATGTCGAATGTGATCCATCACTTTTTCTGTGATATCCCAGCAGTCATGACTCTGACTTGTTCTGATAGACACATTAGTGAGTTGATTCTTATTATTTTGTCAAGCTTTAATATCTTTTTTGCACTTCTTGTTATTTTGATTTCCTACCTGTTGATATTTATCACCATTTTGAAGATGCACTCAGGTGAGGGATACCAGAAAGCTTTATCGACCTGTGGTTCTCATCTCATTGCTGTTTCCTTATTTTATGGGGCTGTAATTATCATGTACTTAcagcccagttccagtcattCCATGGACACAGACAAAATTGCATCTGTATTTTACACTATGATCATTCCTATGATGAATCCTGTCATCTATAGCCTCAGGAACAAAGAAGTAAAGGGTGCATTTAAGAAAGTGGTTCAGAAGGCAAAATGCTTTCTAGGGTTAGTTTTTCAATGA